Below is a window of Ochotona princeps isolate mOchPri1 chromosome 19, mOchPri1.hap1, whole genome shotgun sequence DNA.
ACTCTCCCAGGacgggggagggagagagcaggtCCCTCTGTGGGTGGACAGGGTCTGCCTCGTGGGCCTTCGAGCTGCGTCTGTCTGCAGTGGCAACTCTCAGGCACTCTTGTGACCCTGAAAAGCATAATTATGAAGACAAGAGTGCCTTGACTGGCGTTTAATATCCCTGCTACCAAGTACTCTCAAAACAACATCTTCATTTGGTCAAAACACAACATATGCAGTGCCTAACAAACATTGGTGATTTTTGATTGCCAATTGTGATAAATAAGTCCAAAGGAACAaataaacaagatttttttttgccatgtcaTAGATTTTACACTAATATttcctccatatatatatatatgtatatatacaaataaattaCTGTTGCTTGAAGGGCTgtaagaaggagaaggaaagaaaaagagagggcgagatctgttgcctcactccccaaatgcccacagcggcGGAGCTGGGCAGTGGGTCCTCCAGGTGGAGACCCGAGATTGtcgcctcactccccaaatgcccacagcggcGGAGCTGGGCAGTGGGTCCTCCAGGTGCAGACCCAGCGGCCCGAGCCTTCCGGAGCACACTCAGCAGGGAGATGTCGGGCAGCAGAGAAGCACTGAACTCAGGCGGGATGTGGCACCTACCATGAGGCCAACGCAGCTCCAGGCGAATGCCACTGTTTGTGTTTTACACTCGACTCTGTCACACTTCAGCCCGGTCCTACCTGCCTCTCACTCAACATCTGTGTAATTAAGAGAGGGCACCCACCTCCATATTCTGTGAATATTTCTGCAATTGTGTTTTAGAATCCAAGGTTTTTATAATTTGAACTAAAATTCACAAACACATCCTCCAACTGTTGTTAAATTGTATCATTCTTTTTCAgccatatacatatgtatatgtatatactatatataaatatttttctgtgttttacatTTCATAAATCTCTGAAATCTCATGTTTATCTTCAGCAATAATAATGTTTCAAGGTTTGATAATTCAGAGTGACTGAAGATAGTCTTGCTtaactttggttttgtttggaaaGTGTATTGATGATAGCTCACGACTGAGTGACCACTCTGAGTGCAGCagaaagtgaaccaataaatgcaTCAAACTTCAAAACCTTTCTGGGAAAAAGGAATCAAAGACATGTTTATATTGCTGTAATTATTTAAACTAATGTATATAAGGGTAGTTAACAAGTTCATAGATAATGCATATTATTTAACAAACTGTGCACAgatttaaattgcttttttttcctttgcttcggGGCTTTAATCCTATTTGTTACAATCTCTGCTGGTCAGCCTCTACTGGTCTGGGCACTCCAGTTTTCGTGCATTTTGGGCTGAGTTGGTCCCACTTTAATTCACACTCAGAAACGCATGGGCTGAGCCTGTTGGATGCTTGTGGTGTTGGATCTTGGTCCTCTTCAACCAGGGAAGGACCTGGATCCACGTTTTCCCAGCAATGAATGATGCAGCCCTGCTCCCACAGGCCTCAACTCGAATATTCCTTCTTAAAGAAGTTGTTCATTTATAAGCTGCCAAATCTGGGACGCTTGGTGAGAAATAAACTTTGCAAGGCCAGGAGCATGTTGGGAAAAGTGGATCTTGGGACCAGACGTCGAGCTCGGGGTGAGCCACTCGGAGCACGGGTCTTAGATGGCCTGTGATGATGGTTATTTTCTGAGTGGATGCGTGTGAAGTGGACAGAGGTGAGCAGGACATTGGAGCTAACTTCTCACTTGGTAAGCATCACTGTGCTGGACTACAAAGCTCTCAGAGCGGACAGGAGAGTGGTCTCAAAGCAGATGTTGAAGTTGGTACAGTGAATGGGCTGAGAAAGGCAAGGACAGAGCCTTGCGAGGGTGGCTAGGCACAGGCCTTCTTGTGGACTTGCTCACCTCTGTTCAGGCTTCTGTGAGTTTGTATTTGCTGCAGCCTAAGCATTGGGTCATACGTGTTGGAAATGCAGTAAAAAAACTAACTCGGCTGACAAGGTAGATTGACACACTCAgttcactttgcaataaatagtTCATGTTTTAGCGCTAAGTCACCAATGTTTGTCTTTACCAGTAACACCATTTGCTTCCTAAGCAGGTGGCTATTGTTGGCAGTGAGCAGGGAGTGTCACATTGGCTGAAGAtctcagaggacactgcttcctagGAGAAGTTCTGCAGAGCTCAGGGACTGAGCTCTCTGGGGTACCCCGAGGATTTAAGGTCCAGGAACCACGCGACAGACAGGGCTGTGGCACCTGGGTCCTGAGACACGAAGGGAAAGGTTGCAGCATAGCTGAGAGCCAGAGCCTTGAGGAGCCTGGACTTTCTGTCTCCTGTGCCCTGGTCAGCATTGTGAGTATGATGACTTCCTGTCACCTGTGTCCTGGTCAGCATTGTGAGTATGATGACTTCCTGTCGCCTGTGCCCTGGTCAGCACTGGGAGGATGGTGGCTGCCACCAGCTCCCTTTGTTCATCATCTGCTGAACACACCCTGGGTGAGAAGACAGTGAGATAACATGCAGCACCACCCAGGACTGCATCTGGTTACAGCAAATGTTGGTTTGCAAATGTTATTACAATTAGCATGCAAATTTTGTTACATTACAGGAAGTTTTTCACACCATCCTGACAACACATTTTACTCCTCAAATCTCGGGGCCTCCAACTCACTCTGAAAATGAGGGAAAGGAAGATAAAAGGTCTGTGCCTTGATGATTGACTTCTTTACTTTTTCAGGAAAGCTTCAGCGTTCACAGCGACTTCCCAGGCAAAGGCCCACCGAGTGGTCTCTGTTCATTGAGCTACAAGTAGAGAGACGAAGTGCAGGCAACACTCAGTACCAGCTCGTGGCTTACAAATCGTGGGGGAGTGGTCTCCCCTCCTCCCAAGGACCCAGCTTCTTTATTTACATGCAAGATCTTTATCAAATGCCTTAGTTCATGGCATCATTGGAATCAAGGCCATAAAGGTGACGTTCAGGATGCTGATTCCATTAGATTACACGCAGTGTGAAACtcacctggatatgctgtgtggtggaatcagcagagtggttcacGTCCCAGGGGCTGGCCAGCCTGGACCAGCggagctgctgcctcctgaggcaCCGATCACGGGGCCTCTGCGGGGCTTACCAACTGATGCTTGCTCTTTCCAGCTGTCACTCGCCCAGAAGCCTCCACACCCACACTTTGAGTTTTCAGTGCTCATCCCCCTTCATCTTTTTTCCAGAGACTTAATGTCCCTCTCAGTAAGTCACTTCTCTCCAAAACTGTCAGCCATCATCTCCCTGGTCTTCTCAATTTTCCACTAATAACTAATGAGAAGGCATTTTTGTGGATCAAGATGGATTCAAATACGGGAGGGCTGGACAATTGTGACATTGTGACACTTAATCCTATCTTATTTATTGTAaagatgttttaatttatttggtaggtgaagagggagaaagagggagagaacagGGCTTCCAagcactggctcattccccagacacCTGGAAGGGCAGGGATGAAGAAGACCAAGCTGGACAGTCATGCAgatttcccacgcaggtggcTCGGCACAGCCACCTGagccttccctgctgcctcctggggtgcacatcagcagaagtAGAGTTAGGAATTATAGACACTGCTGGGGAACCAGACATCCACTTAAGGCTCTACACTCATTCTTGACTCGTGTTTGCAAATGTGAGAAGACAGAAAGCAGCTATTTCAGTGCCGACTGCCTTGAGAGCAACAGTCCCCATGACACCCACCCACAGTTACTAACCACTGTGCCTGAGCTTGCTGTGGGTAGAGTGAGCCTCTGCTTACACCCCCCACAGTTACTAACCACGGTGCCTGAGCTTGCTGTGGGGCTAGAATAAATGCACTGTTGCCGCTGCGTGTGAACCTGTGGCCTGACGGGCAGTGTCTTTCTGGTTTAATGTTCAGCATATCTTTTCCTTCCAGGTATTACTTCCACATTTGAGAACTGAGATGATAGATTTTCTCTTGGAATAGTGACAAAATGTTTAAATTCCCTTAAAGAACAATGTGtgccattaaaacaaacaaaattgtgTCTTCTATTTTGTTTGCCAACTTTGAAAGGAGTCATGTTGTTGACTGTTACTGGTAGAAGTTGACTAACATTGCTGATAACCACATTTCCTGGGGAAGTGTGAGTAGTAAAAGCATTTCAGCTTAATTCTTGCATCGCAGAGAAGTTTTCTTGATAGGATCAGGCCATGGGCCACAAGCTTGTTGATTTTATCTAGAAAACCTGTTATTACGTCTGTGTATGCCATACGTCAAGGGaagttcaagagaaaaaaaaaagtaattggatTTCTTTACAACTTAATAGAATCCACGGAACAAATTTGAAAATGCTCCCTCTttagcatttttgaaaaatgaaatcagagcTAAACCTTGATGCATGATGTTAAAATCATCAGTCAGTTGACGCAGTATCAAAGAGTTGATGAGGATTATCCAGCCTACAGACTTGTAATCATTAAATTAAAAGTAGGCCAATAGAAAAAGTGATATACATTTTGTTGTTTCAAGATTCTGGGTCTGTGAAACTATGAGATTTTGAATGGCAATTGTGTGTGTTGGCATAAATCAAAGGGCTCCTGTGGACTGACCCTCGTTTGGGCGTCAGATGACTTGGGTCAGTAGAACACTGGTTCTGAGTGTGACATAGAGAGGGACGAGGAAAGCCTGAGCCAGCCCTCGGCTGCTACTCACAAATAAAAGATTGACCACTTCTCCAGCCAATCCTGCTTCCTCCTAACTCACACCTCCTCTCACTCACTCTGACAATGCGTGTGTTTTCTGCCTTGTCTCTAAGCTAGCAAACTTGACCCCAACCACCCACCACAGCCCAAATCTACGCTGTCCACTACACACTTAACCCATCCCTCCCACCACAAGATCAACATCCCAGAGGTTTTGCAATTGGAAACCATCTCAAGTGACTGTGCCTTCACCACCAGATTAAAATGTCTAATAGCTGACAGTTACAAATGATTAAAATGTTCTCCATGTGATTCTGTGAATGAGGCTACTTAGCTTGcacaaaatgaaattacaagATAACTTTATTACATGGTCCAAATAGTTTGGAAATCCATGAAGGTTTCTCATGATGCACATTTCCCCTGGGCCAGTCACTTCTGTGTTCTTGTTCATAACATAAAGAAAGTGGTTTAGTTTTATTCTGTGCAGGTAGAAGGAGGAAAAATGGCTGAAAGCAGCTGAGCCAGTGGCCCACCCACTCACTGCAACTTCCAGGCAGCCCCTATAGTTGGGGAAGGCATCCAAGGTTTGGAACACTTGCACTGCCAGCTGCGTGTCTTGTCTCATACCTATCTGAAAACTGAGCCTAACTGTCTACCTTCTCTAAAACTTCCAGGTAGGACAAGTTACCCACGATGCCGTGGGTAAATCATACTTTTAACCCCACCTTCATCCTGCTGGGGATCTTCGACCACAGCCTCACCCACACCTTCCTCTTCACACTCGTCCTGGCCATCTTCTTGGTGGCCCTGATGGGGAACTCGGCCATGGTCCTCCTCATCTGCGTGGACACCCAGCTGCACACACCCATGTACATCCTGCTCAGCCAGCTCTCCCTCATGGACCTCATGCTCATCTGCACCACTGTGCCCAAGATGGCCTTCAACTACCTGTCCGGGAGGAGAACCATCTCACTGGCCGGCTGTGGAACCCAGATATTCTTCTATGTCTCACTGCTAGGAGTGGAATGCTTCCTGTTGGCAGCCATGTCCtatgaccgctatgtggccatTTGCCAGCCCTTGAGGTACCCGATTCTCATGAGCCACAAAGTGTGTGGGCTCCTGGCAGCTGCATCCTGGTTGTTGGGCTCGCTGGATGGCCTCATTGTACTGGTGGCCACCCTGTTGTTCTCTTACTGTGGCTCCCTGGAGATTCACCACTTTTTCTGTGATGtggctgccctcctgcctctgtCATGCACAGACACATCTGCGTTTGAAACACTGCTCTTCATCTGTTGTGTGGTGATGTTGATCTTCCCAGTGACTGTCATCATCATCTCCTATTCCCACGTGCTCGGGGCTGTCCTTCGCATGGGCTCCACTGAAGGCCGCCACAAAGCCCTCgccacctgctcctcccacctgTCTGTGGTAGGACTTTACTACGGGGCCGCCATGTTCATGTACATGAGACCCGCCTCTAGTCACACTCCGGACGAGGACAAGATGGTGTCGACCTTCTACACCATCCTgacccccatgctgaaccccctcatctacagcctgaggaacaggGAAGTGGCCAGGGCTCTTAAGAAGCTGTTGAGGAAGGGAAAGACTGCATAACTTCACCCTAAGGCTTCCACTTGGTCACAAAACACCTGGAATCACTGACACTGCTCAATTCTTGCCACCTCGTGTTTGTTCCTCTCTTTCAATGTAAATCGTCTAACGTACTATTGCAAACACATCGTAAGCCAGCTGGCCTGGAGCTGCACGTCAGCAGACCCTGTGATTCGCTGAGAACATTGACTATGCTGTTGGCTGCTAACCCTGAATGCCCTTGACTTGGGCATGCCAGGAGCTCATGTACACGTTCTTAGCTTTCCCTGAGGACACGGGCTGGAGCTGATCCTCTAGTCTCGGAGAGCAGCCTGTTTGGTCATAGATCCAGTCAGGCCTGTCTGGAGTTCCTCTGGTCCTCTGTCCTGGAACTGACTAAGGTAATTCCAAGAATGGATGATGAACGTTAGGTTTCTGTCTATAAGATATCTTGTACAAATTGCTGTTTTGATCCTTATGTTAAAAGTAGATATTGAAGCAGGTCCAGAtaagttctttatttcatttaggCACACAACCATCACTAATTGATAACttcatcattattatttcttATGCATTCTTGTGTTGATAACTACAATCTTTCTGAATAGAGGGTATCAATGTTTAGAATGGCTAACTATGATTTTGGATATCACTTcaaaaaatgcaaagaatatcGCACAAAACTCAGGAAa
It encodes the following:
- the LOC101519035 gene encoding olfactory receptor 2M4-like, which encodes MPWVNHTFNPTFILLGIFDHSLTHTFLFTLVLAIFLVALMGNSAMVLLICVDTQLHTPMYILLSQLSLMDLMLICTTVPKMAFNYLSGRRTISLAGCGTQIFFYVSLLGVECFLLAAMSYDRYVAICQPLRYPILMSHKVCGLLAAASWLLGSLDGLIVLVATLLFSYCGSLEIHHFFCDVAALLPLSCTDTSAFETLLFICCVVMLIFPVTVIIISYSHVLGAVLRMGSTEGRHKALATCSSHLSVVGLYYGAAMFMYMRPASSHTPDEDKMVSTFYTILTPMLNPLIYSLRNREVARALKKLLRKGKTA